A genomic segment from Lignipirellula cremea encodes:
- a CDS encoding GNAT family N-acetyltransferase has product MWDVLEINEMADLEPYRPAWRKLLEKTPQASFFQSLDWLECYWRHFQKDQRLRVLIVGPPERPIGIVPLVERTEIRKIGKIRVLTYPLDDWGSFYGPISNQPLEALYAALLHVKKTRQSWDMVDLRWHPEEGCDTAETDRLMQLADMHPRRSQRAETCLIDLIGDWNAYLSLRNSKWRNNLQRWLRRAHEAGEVRLERYRPLGSAASDGEPCWNLLDECQRLAAVSWQGSSTTGTTISHHTITDFIRDTHQAAAAGGFLDLNLLRLNEQPIAFAYNYHFQGQVYGMRVGFDPEFTRLTPGNVLYALAIEDCYARGDVRYDLGAGSLEIKRYFQSRIAPIYQSTHYRSRAVKGQILRLRANLVDWWQEKNPAPAE; this is encoded by the coding sequence ATGTGGGACGTGCTTGAAATCAATGAAATGGCTGACCTGGAGCCGTACCGGCCGGCCTGGCGAAAGCTGCTGGAAAAGACGCCCCAAGCGAGCTTTTTCCAATCGCTGGACTGGCTGGAGTGTTACTGGAGGCATTTTCAGAAAGACCAGCGTTTACGGGTGCTGATCGTGGGGCCGCCGGAGCGACCGATCGGGATTGTCCCACTGGTGGAACGGACCGAGATCCGCAAGATCGGCAAGATTCGCGTGCTGACGTATCCCCTGGACGATTGGGGGTCGTTTTATGGACCGATCAGCAACCAGCCGCTGGAAGCGCTGTACGCCGCCCTGTTGCATGTCAAAAAGACCCGGCAGTCGTGGGATATGGTCGATCTGCGGTGGCATCCTGAGGAAGGCTGCGACACGGCCGAAACGGACCGCCTGATGCAACTGGCCGATATGCATCCGCGCCGCAGTCAAAGGGCCGAAACCTGCCTGATTGATCTGATCGGCGACTGGAACGCGTACCTGTCGCTGCGCAACAGCAAGTGGCGAAACAACCTGCAACGCTGGCTGCGAAGGGCGCATGAAGCGGGAGAGGTGCGACTGGAGCGGTATCGTCCGCTGGGATCGGCCGCCAGTGACGGCGAACCGTGCTGGAACCTGCTGGACGAATGCCAGCGACTGGCTGCCGTCAGCTGGCAGGGGTCATCGACGACTGGCACGACCATTTCGCACCACACGATTACGGACTTTATCCGTGATACGCACCAGGCCGCAGCAGCGGGCGGCTTTCTGGATCTCAATCTGCTGCGGTTGAATGAGCAGCCGATTGCGTTTGCCTATAACTACCACTTCCAGGGGCAGGTGTATGGGATGCGGGTCGGTTTTGACCCGGAGTTCACCCGGCTTACTCCCGGTAACGTGTTGTATGCACTAGCGATTGAAGACTGCTACGCTCGCGGCGATGTGCGTTACGACCTGGGCGCCGGGTCGCTGGAAATCAAACGGTATTTCCAGTCGCGAATCGCTCCGATCTACCAGTCAACCCACTACCGCTCCCGCGCCGTAAAGGGGCAGATTCTGCGGCTGCGCGCCAATCTTGTCGACTGGTGGCAGGAGAAGAATCCGGCCCCCGCCGAATAA